Proteins encoded by one window of Vigna radiata var. radiata cultivar VC1973A chromosome 5, Vradiata_ver6, whole genome shotgun sequence:
- the LOC106761311 gene encoding uncharacterized protein LOC106761311 — protein MEPPPSYSYSPFSFSVKCHPKIQMHDPILFFLFFASLSSFLFLSFSLFKRFSKKPHHTAQVPTLLPPQHAPKKKKKKPKKKRTDSQTQVEENPDSNSDSGLRLESASYYPFTSSSSFMQRKIKQKYDELVKCNHLKKLTLPQVVHFANSLVDARNELQHKADVIQRKFVIKKALLCKADRSSFDRLHQQIYKLELEQKRLEEDAFVYNSLQQQLKLSPAYQKMLELGACMEKEKASGLGENRDDDFSDISFEELLAQEKKDSFWQKNGKSRVCSS, from the exons ATGGAGCCTCCACCTTCGTATTCGTATTCTCCATTCTCATTCTCTGTTAAGTGCCACCCAAAAATACAAATGCACGATCctattcttttcttcctcttcttcgcGTCCctctcttcctttctctttctctctttctctctcttcaaacGTTTCTCCAAAAAGCCACACCACACTGCTCAAGTTCCAACCTTGTTGCCACCCCAACATGCccccaagaagaagaaaaagaagccTAAGAAGAAGAGAACCGATTCCCAAACCCAGGTTGAAGAGAATCCCGATTCGAATTCGGACTCGGGGCTCCGACTTGAATCCGCGTCCTACTACCCGTTCACGTCTTCCAGCAGCTTTATGCAGAGAAAGATCAAACAGAAGTACGATGAACTCGTCAAATGCAACCACTTAAAGAAACTGACACTGCCGCAG GTTGTACATTTTGCTAATAGTCTGGTTGATGCTAGAAATGAACTACAACACAA AGCTGATGTGATTCAACGTAAGTTTGTTATAAAGAAGGCTTTGCTATGCAAGGCAGACAGATCTTCTTTTGACCGCCTCCATCAACAG aTATACAAGCTGGAATTAGAGCAAAAACGTTTAGAAGAGGATGCCTTTGTTTATAACTCACTTCAACAACAGCTTAAACTCTCACCAGCATACCAAaag ATGCTTGAACTTGGAGCTTGCATGGAAAAGGAAAAGGCAAGTGGACTTGGAGAGAACAGAGATGATGATTTTTCTGACATTTCTTTTGAAGAATTATTAGCACAGGAGAAGAAAGATTCGTTTTG GCAAAAAAATGGGAAATCAAGAGTATGCTCCAGCTGA
- the LOC106762528 gene encoding WD-40 repeat-containing protein MSI4 produces the protein MKENKEKVEERYTQWKSLVPVLYDWLANHNLVWPSLSCRWGPQLEQATYKNRHRLYLSEQTDGSVPNTLVIANCEVVKPRVAAAEHISQFNEESRSPFVKKFKTILHPGEVNRIREFPQKSQIVATHTDSPEVFIWDVEAQPNRNAVLGAATSRPDLVLTGHKDNAEFALAMCPSEPFVLSGGKDKCVVLWSVHDHISTLAVEEAPTVKQSSKSGGNSAKATESPTIGPRGIYQGHTDTVEDVQFCPSSAQEFCSVGDDSRLILWDARVGSAPVVKVDKAHKGDLHCVDWSPHDSNFILTGSADNTVHMFDRRNLKSSGVGSPVYKFEGHDAAVLCVLWNPDKSSVFGSAAEDGILNIWDYEKVGKTADSAGSKSPNTPSGLFFRHAGHRDKVVDFHWSACDPWTIVSVSDDCESSGGGGTLQIWRMIDLIYRPEEEVLTELDRFRSHIFGCNS, from the exons ATGAAGGAGAATAAAGAGAAGGTGGAAGAGAGGTACACGCAGTGGAAGTCTCTTGTTCCCGTTCTCTACGATTGGCTGGCCAACCACAACCTCGTATGGCCTTCTCTTTCTTgcag ATGGGGTCCTCAACTGGAACAAGCAACCTACAAGAACCGTCACCGTCTCTATCTCTCTGAGCAG ACAGACGGAAGTGTTCCCAACACTCTCGTTATAGCCAACTGCGAGGTTGTTAAGCCCAGGGTTGCTGCTGCTGAGCACATCTCTCAG TTTAACGAGGAATCACGGTCTCCTTTTGTCAAGAAGTTCAAAACTATACTACATCCTGGCGAG GTAAATAGAATCAGGGAATTTCCACAAAAAAGTCAGATAGTAGCTACTCATACAGATAGTCCTGAG GTATTTATATGGGATGTTGAAGCTCAGCCTAATCGTAATGCTGTTCTGGGGGCTGCCACTTCTCGTCCTGACCTG GTATTAACTGGCCATAAGGATAATGCTGAATTTGCTTTGGCTATGTGCCCATCTGAACCCTTTGTACTTTCTGGAG GGAAGGACAAATGTGTGGTTTTATGGAGTGTTCATGATCATATTTCAACTTTAGCTGTTGAAGAAGCACCCACTGTTAAACAGAGCTCTAAAAGTGGGGGAAATAGTGCAAAAGCCACAGAAAGCCCTACTATTGGACCAAGGGGCATCTACCAGGGTCATACGGACACTGTTGAAGATGTGCAATTTTGCCCATCAAG TGCACAGGAGTTCTGTAGTGTAGGTGATGATTCTCGTCTTATACTCTGGGATGCACGAGTTGGATCTGCTCCAGTTGTCAAG GTTGACAAAGCGCATAAGGGAGATCTTCATTGTGTTGATTGGAGTCCTCATGACTCAAATTTTATACTAACTGG TTCTGCAGATAATACAGTCCATATGTTTGATCGTCGAAATCTTAAAAGTAGTGGGGTTGGATCGCCTGTTTATAAATTTGAAGGTCATGATGCAGCAGTCCTCTGTGTACTG TGGAATCCTGACAAGTCATCTGTATTTGGTAGTGCTGCTGAAGATGGTATTTTAAACATCTGGGACTATGAAAAG GTTGGTAAAACAGCAGATTCTGCTGGTTCAAAATCACCAAATACCCCCTCTGGTTTATTCTTTCGACATGCTGGACATAG GGACAAGGTTGTCGACTTCCACTGGAGTGCATGTGATCCGTGGACAATTGTTAGTGTCTCTGATGATTGTGAAAGTAGCGGTGGCGGTGGCACCTTACAG ATATGGCGAATGATTGATCTCATATATCGACCAGAGGAGGAGGTGCTCACTGAGCTGGATAGGTTCAGATCTCATATTTTTGGGTGCAACTCGTGA